ACCGGCGAACCATACCGAGCATCACAATTGCCTGCAACCAGAATTATCGACCGTTCATCGCGGATCTTTAGTGACGGCATCATTCGACCACCTTCTGCGCCGACCCAGCGCTCAGGAAGTACGTGGCCACTTTGCGATGATCGCGACCATGGTCATCTTTCAGCGTGCTCAGATGAGTAGCAATCTTGTGACCCAGGGCGCGAAGCTCGGCAATACGCGCGCCCGGGCGCACGATGTTCAGCTGCGCGATGGCCTGGAAGGTGTTGATCGAGCCGTGCTGGCGCAAGTGGGCAAGCAAGCGAATACGCTGCGCGCTGCCGCTGGTGTCATTGTTATCGCACGCTGGGCAACCACTATTGAGAGGCGGAGTGTCTGCCATGTTCATGCCCCCTCGCCTTCACAGCCTGCTTGATCGCGCTCGCTCTTATGCCCCTGCTGGACCTCGCGGGGATGCACCAAATTTTTTAAGGGTACGGGAAGGGATAGAACCGCTTTTTCCAAGCCAGCCGATCCCTTCTCTGCGCTCACGCAGAGTTGATTGGACATCATGGGTTAGGCCTCCTGGCTGCGCAGGAAGGATTCCACAGAGTCAGGTTCCCAACGGACAGAACGACCGAAGCGAATAGGAGCCGGAAAGCCGGGAGTTTTGGACCAGCGCCACCAAGTGGAGCGGCTGACTTGATACTTGGCGCAAAGCTGAGCTGCGGTAGCGCGGGCGCCGGGGATCGGCAGGTTGGATACATCGGCAATGCAAGTGGCGGCTTGAGCCATGGTAGGTACCTCTAAGATATAGACGTACCGAGGGAGCGAACTGCTTGAAGGGCCCATAGCCACTGCATAAATACCCAGTTGCGTATTGTTCCTTCCGGTACTACAGTCCGCCGCGAAGCCCGTAGAAATGCTTCACCTCGGGGTGCTTGCTGGGTCGACCATCATGCAGCGGACGTTGGTAGCGTCCTTCCCGATCAAGGCCTCGACGTTGGTAGCGTCGGGGCTTTTCTTTGTCTGCAGATTCGCGACCCATCATCCCAACAGTTCGCCATAGTGTTTAAATAACTGGCGGCTGCTTTAGGAATGCCCAGATGTTAGCGGCGATGCCCGTGATGTCGCAACAACTTTCTCTGCTCGTCAGCAGTTACCTTTAGATAACTAAACCTCTCAGCCATTCTACCCGCGCCTGTATACATTGCCCCATACGTCCCCACACGTACCAACAAGGTCTCAATACGTGCAAAAGCAGATTATGGATTCAGGAAAAAATGCCGACGAACGGTAGGTGATGCGTCTGAAACCCCCGGTTTTACTGGCCCCTATTGAGGGCCTCATGAGGGCCTCATTCGATCCTCGCCCGTCCACATCTCGCAATCACGCACCGATCTTCTTTTTCATCTGTAACAAGTAGCCGTCACCTCGCGCCACAAAACCATGAAGTACGATTTTGTGGCGCGCACGCTCTTTTGTAAGATGCAGAAGATCCTGACCGGTAACTAACAACGCTGCGTAATACGATACGTTGTTTATTTGGGCTTATTCGCTACCCTATTCACCGTTCCGACCTGTTCCCCATGGGTTCTTTTGAATTGAATAAGGGCCTGAGGTCGCCCCAAGCGGAGAATGTCGACGTGCAGCAGCCTGGGGGGCGGAATGATCATCAGCGCTGCTGAAGCCATCGGCGCCCAGGCATCTATGGTGGGAGGCGGGATTGAAGCGGGAGCTCAAAATTTAGCTGCTAAATCAGCCCGGCTTCTTCGCCTGCAAGAATGGGGCCGCTGACATGCGTTACGGCTTTGACCTGGAGCTTTTCTTGACCCGCCGCCCCATTGATAGCACATTGCCATCTTTATTTTTCAGCTCGCCCAGAGCAACTGCCAAGCAGTGCTCAAATTGTTCAAGTGCTCGACGCTTCTCCGGTAACGCAGCCTCAGCGTTGTTCCGATAGTGCTTCGATACAACCCCCGTTTGGCCATGCGCCTGCAGAAGGTCGGACAGGCGATCATCAACACCGCACCGCTGCATAAGCTGGGTGCAAGTGCGGCGCAGGTCGCGGGGCGAAAAGGGCGACATCCGCACTCCGTCGACCACAGCATGCTTGGAATCCATCCAATCCGCTATCGCATGGGTCGGACTACTGATAACGAAGGGCTGCTTGCCATGCGTAGTCCAAGGCCATTGATGGTCACCGCTGATTTCAAGCACGCGCCGCATGATCGAGATCGCACGATCCGAAAGCGGGACCAGGTGCGGCCGGCTCAAGGTCTGCCCGCCCCTTCCCTTACGGTGAACGAGTAGAACAGTGCCCTCGTCCAGGTCGTAGTCAGCCCATGTGGTTTCGACGATGTTCTTGATGCGCTGGCCACCAGTCGCGATTACAAACTTGAACAGCAGCGCCATCACCGGACCAATGCCATCTGTGCTCTCGATCGTCTGCCAAAAGTGCTTCAGCTCAGCATCCGAGAGGGCCCGCTCGACAGGAGCGGAGACCTTCTCCACCTTCACCATTGCGGCCGGGTTGATCTCAAGGCTATAGACCTTGTCGTTTGAGCGCCCTACGACGCTCTCGACCGTAAGGCCATGATTGAAAGCCGCGACAAGGAAAGAACGCATCCGATCGGCCTGGACCTTGGAGCCGCGATTCCAGATCGGGTTGAGGATCGTGAGGATATGCTCTGATCGAATGTCCCGGGCCTTCATCAGCATGATGTCGGGATGGGGGGTTGCCAGGTTGCTCTTGAACAAGCGCTCCAGCTCTTTCACAACGCCTATGGTCGCCTTGGCCCGGCGTGACTCGATGTAATCTAAGAAAAGGTCATGGAAGCTGCCGCGGGCTGCGTCTATCTCAGCCAAGCGCAAGCGCTCAAGCCTCTCTTGTTCCATCCGCGCAGCCGCGTTCTCTTGCTCGATCTCGACTGCTGCCTTCTGTTGAGCAACATACGTCAGGTACTTGGCCAGGCCTCCCGCAGCCGCGGCCTCAACAGAGATACGCATCGCCTCGGCGCGGATTCCATCAAGGGTATGCTCACCTGTCCCTACACGGGGCTTCTTGGAGAGCGTCCCCAGCACCAGCCTCTTATCGCTGTCAGGTGTGCGCTCTCGGTAATAGGCCTGGATTGCACCTGATGCTTTGCGCTCGAGAAGCAGAGTGCCCTTTCCACGAGAACCCACCGGCTCAGACTGTCGGGTTTTTACGGAGTATGCCTCCATCTCAGTCATGCGCGTGCGCTTAGCCATTTTTCCCCGTTGCCTCCACGTTTTCCCCGTTCGATCCCCGTTTTCGATGCAAAGGTACGCTATCGGGTGAAACATAGAAAGACATCAAGACGGCGTTATGTGGGGCTTTCTCTGGTTATCACGGCATCCCATGAGAATCGGTGACCTCTCGAAAACCATCAGAGCAAACGGCTTGTAATCAGTAGTTCCCGGGTTCGATTCCTGGTGCCGCACCATACGCAGTATCAAAAAAGGCTCACCGAAAGGTGGGCCTTTTTTTGTTTGGGTGTCCGCTGCCCCTAACGTCTCCTACCTGAAAAGGGCTGAACCGCCCGCAGGCGGGGACGCTTTATCGATGCAATCTCGCCAAATCCTTCAAATACCCACCCCCGACTGGCCACGACCCACGCTATAGCCACCGGCTCCACTTTGGCCAGTCACGGGCGCGATTAGTTTATTCCTACGAGCCAACCGGAACCGACTATCTTGCTGCCACCGCAGGAGCGAATCAGGACTCAATCGAACGTATCGAGCTCGCAAAGCGTGCCGCCATCAGCAACCATATGGGGCCCATTCGCGGCGAACGCGGGCCGCTTGCCGGGCAAGTCAGCACCTCCAGGACAACAATGCCCTTGAATACGGCTCGGTCCCTGTAGGAGCTGGCTTGCCTGCGATGGGCTGCGCAGCAGCCCCAGATGCCCCCAACAAACGCCGTAATCAACGTCAAAGACAGATCCGCGAATCTCCTTAGATTGCCCCCCATTCCGGTTAATTCGGGGGCATCAAAGCTGGACATTTCCGACCAGGCCACCAAGCTGCTTTAATCCCCATTCAACCCGCGAGCGCCTAAGATGGCCGGTGGGTGGCGTGCTCGCTAACAAGTTCGCTTAAGCCCTACAGGAGGCAATGTGCAGTTCATCTACCTTTTTCTCTGCCTTACGGGCGCGGCGTTGCCTCTCTCACAATTTTTCCCGTGGCTTGCTGCACATAGCCTCAACGTACCGCTCCTGTTACAACAGGCAACGTCCAGCAACATTGCTGCGTTCGCTTGGGCTGATGTACTCGTTTCAGGTGTAGCGGTGGTCTTTTTCGTGATTGCGGAAGGTCGCAGGCTTGCTATCCCCCGGCTGTGGTTGCCGTTGTCGTGCCTTGCCGTCGGCCCTTCATTGGCGTTGCCACTGTTTCTCTTGCTGCGGGAGCGCCACCTTGCGGCAGCGCCTGTGGAAGCTTGCCAGTGATACTGCTCGAACAGTCCCTCGCAATTACATGCTGATCGTGGAAAGGATAAGTTGAAAACCTCACCCCGAGACGCAGCCCGCCTTGATTTCTATCAAGGCTAAAAGCGCCAGAACGCATAGCTTGGTATCAGCCCACGCTTACGAGACTGAACGCCATGGCCAAAAAATTCCCCACCCACCCGAGCTACCCCGAGCGTATCTGCTGGGGGTGCGACCTTTACTGCCCTGCCAAGGCGCTAGCCTGTGGCAATGGGGCAGATCGGACCATGCATCCGGTGGAGTTGTTTGGCGAGGACTGGGACAGGTTTGAGGGTCAGCTGGATAAGCCGATTCATGAGGTGCGGCGGGTGCAATCCAGTTGACTGTGTGGGGGGAAAGGGGCCGCGTTGCGGCCCATTCGCAGCACAAGGCTGCTCCTACAGGGGCGGCGTCAGAATGACGTGCTCAGCGTCAGCGACAGATTGCGGGGGTCACCATAGATCGCCCCGGCATAGAACCCGTACCGGGTGTAGTAATGCTTGTCGAACAAGTTATTGGCGTTAAGGCTGACACTGGTCTCATCCGTCAGCTGGTACTTGGCCATGGCATTCCAAATCGCATACCCCGACCAGTTAACGTCGGTCGAGCCCGTGCTGACGCCATTACTCGGCTGCCCAGCCGGGCTAGACACCGCACGAATGTTGCTCTGCGCAGTAACCCCCGCACCAAGCGTCAGGCGGTCCAGTGCGCCGGACAGGCGATAGGTGGTCGAAGCCTTGAACAGGTGTGACGGATCGCTGCGGCCATCACTGTCAATGCGGCGGAAGTGCAGGTAGGTGTAGCCGGCGTAAACGTTCCAATTCGGGGTCAGTGCGCCAGCAATCTCCAAGTCGATACCGTCGGTTTCCTGGCCAGACCCGGCCTTGTAGGCGTCATTGCCGGTCGGGGTGGTCAGGTCGCCGTCCAGCACGGCCTTGTTTTCCTGCTTGGTGCGAAAGTACGCCGCCGAGGCATTCAGGCGGCCATCAAACCACTCGCCCTTGATGCCAGTCTCGTAGCTCTGCCCGCGAATCGGTTCAACCTTGCTGCCGCTGCTGGTCTCGGCGGTCTGCGGGGTGAAGATGTCGGTGTAGCTGGCGTACAGCGAGTAGGTGTCGTTGAGGTCGTAAATAGCCCCCAGGTACGGGGTAACGATGCCGTTTTCTTCCTGGCTGGTACGCACGCCGGCATTGCTGCGGGTAATGGCCGAGTAGTTGCTGGTACGCACGCCGACGATCACCGACAGCGGGTCGGTGATGCTCAGGCGGGTTGCCGCGTACATGCCCTGCAGGCGGGTGGTGGTCTTGCTGTGGCGGCCGGTGCGCGAGGCGAGCATGTCGTAATCGTCATCCACGCCATTGCGCCAGTCGGTCAGCGGGAAGCCGTTGTTGGCGCGGAACTGGCAACCCAGCGCGGCGGCACTGACGCGGCCGTCGCTGACCATGTTGCAGGTGTATTCCGGCGACCAGGCCACAGTGCGGCTGTCGTTGTAACCGACCATCGCCTGGTGGGTGCGGCCAAACAGCTGGAACGGGCCGGACAGGTCGATTTGCGCAGACTGCTGGGTGGTGTCACTGGAGCTGTGCAGGCCGTTAAGCACGGCGCCGCTGCCATCCTGGTCCCAGTAACCGCCAAAGCTGCCGCGCCCAGCCGAGTTGACCTTGGCCAGGCCACGGTGGTTGAGGGCCTCGGCGGTGCTTTGTGCGGCTTTGAGGTCAAGGGTCCAGTCGTTGTCGAAGCGGTGTTCAAGGGAGCCGAATGCGGTGCGGGTGGTGTATTCGCCGAAGCTCCAGCTTGGCACCACGTTGGTGCTGCGTGGCAGGTCGGTCTTGCTGCCGTCGCGGTACCAGATCGGGATGTTTGCGCCCCAACCGCCGCCAACGACTTTGTTGTATTCGTATTGGTAACCGGCGCCCAGGGTGGTGGCGTCGTCCAGGTCGAACTCGAAGTTGGCCAGCGCGGCGCGGGAGCGCTCGGACTGGTTGTCGCGGAACGAGTTGGCGTCCTGTTGGGTCATCACGAAGCGTGAACGCAGGCGGCCATCTTCGGACAGCGGCAGGTTCAGGTCGGCGCCCAGGCGGCGTTTGTCCCAGCTGCCGTAGGTGGCGTACGCGCTGCCGCCAAAGGTCTTGGTCGGGGCCTTGCGAATCAGGTTGACGGTGGCCGACGGGTCGCCGGTGCCGCCAAGCAGGCCGTTGGCGCCACGGACGATATCGATGCGCTCGTACAGGTCCATGTTCAGGGCATTACCCCCGCCGCTGAAATCGGAGCCGCCCTGAAACTGCAGGCCATCGACCTTCCAGTTGGTGATGGAGTACCCGCGGGCACGGTAGTCGGTGCGGCCACCCACTTCGGCCTTGCTGGCGGTCACGCCAGGCGTGGTTTCCAGCGCCTGCTCGATGGTGTGGATGGCGCGGTCATCCATCTGCTGGCGGGTAATGGTAGTCACCGACTGCGGCGTCTGGCGCGGCGTCAGCTTGAGGCCGGTGGAACTGCGGCTGCTCTCGACCGTGTACCCTAGCTGGCCGGTTTCATCGGCAGGCACCAGCGCGCTGTCTTCGATCTGCGTGGCATCCAGCTCCAGTGGCTGGCTGTCAGCCGCCATGGCGCCGCCGCTTATGGCCATGGCAATGAAGAAGGCCAGCGGGTTGAGGCGACTTCCGCCTCGGCTGATGGGAGAGAAGTCGTTCATAATGCTCCGAGGTTTCATTTGGGAAGGCTTCGTATTCGCAGATGATTTTTTGTTACGATTCTAGGGATCCGCCCTTGGGGCTCCAGAGCCGGCTTGTACGGGGATGTAATTGAACGTAACGAGCGCCCCCGGCCCTCACCGAACAGGTGTTTTTTCAAATGAGCACAACCCTGCTGGTTGTCGACGATGACGACGAAATCCGCGAACTTCTCTGCGATTACCTGACAGATGCCGGCTACACCGTGCTGGCGGCCGCTGATGGCATCGAGATGCGCCAGCAACTGGCTGGGCACAAGGTCGAGCTGGTGGTGCTGGACCTGATGCTGCCCGGCGAGGATGGCTTGAGCTTGTGCCGCCAGTTGCAATCGACGCCTGGCCTGGCGGTGATCATGCTGTCTGCCAAAGGCAGCACGCTGGACCGCATCATCGGTTTGGAAGTGGGCGCCGACGATTACCTGGCCAAGCCCTTCGAGCCACGCGAGCTGATTGCCCGGATCAAGGCCGTGCTGCGTCGGCCCCAGCGCCTCGACACGCCCGTGGCAAAACCGGCTGTCGAAGCGCAGCAGTTCGCCGGGTTTCGCCTCGACCACGTCAAACGCCTGCTCACCCGCCCTGACGGCGAAACGTTGACCCTGCCCCGCTCCGATCACCGCGTGTTACGCGAGCTACTGGAGGCCAACAACCGTGTGGTATCGCGCGATCAGCTGACCCGCAGTGCGTTTGGCCGTGACCACCTGCCCGACGACCGCTCGGTGGACATGTGCGTCAGCCGCCTGCGCCAGCAACTGCGACGGGCGCCGGGCGGCGTCGCGCAGATCCTCACCATCCGCAACGAAGGCTACTTGCTGAGCATTGCCCGCAGCGAGGCTGATGCCTGACATGCGTTGGCTCCGCCGGTTGTGGCCGCGCACGTTGTTTGGCCAACTGCTGCTGATCATGGTCAGTGGCACGGTGGTGATCCAGTTGCTGTCGAGCAGCATCTGGTTCGATGTACGTTTCGCTCAGGTGCTCGAAGCCCCCGTTCGGCTGATCGCTGCCCGCAGCGCGCCGCTGATCGCCAGGGCCGACTGCCATGCCGGTACCGTGCAGGCGCCGGCCCACTATCAGGTGCGCTGCGCCGAGTCCCTGCCCGTGCAGGAGGTGGACGAGCGTAGAGGGCGCAAGCGCATCGAGCTGCTGCTGCATCAGGCCCTGAAGTACGAGCTGGGCCATGCTCAGGACGTTCGGCTAATGAAGGTGCAACTGACCGATGAACTGGGCCAGCCGATTGTCTGGCGCAGCCTGTTCGGTTTACGCACGGCGCAGGCGCACATACAGTTTGCCGTGCCGCTGACCGATGGGCATTGGCTGACCATCGATGGCCAAGAGCTGCAAGGCTGGAGCGGCGAGTCCGCCTGGGTGTTGATCAGCGACTACCTGCTTCGCGTCTATGCCCTGCGCATCGTCGCCGTGTTGCTGGTGTGCCTGCTGGCGGTGCGCCTGTGCCTGCGCCCGCTGCGGCGCCTGGCGGATGCTGCGCGGGGGCTGGGCAGCAATCTGGAGCAGCCGCCCTTGGCGCTGGATGGGCCGGAAGAGGTGCGCCAGGCCGCGCAGGCCTTCAATGCGATGCAGCAACGGCTGATTGCGATGGTCAACGACAAGGCCTACTTCCTGGCCGCCGTGTCCCACGACCTGCGCACCCCGCTGACGCGCATGCGCCTGCGCCTGGAGCGCCTGCCGGATGACGAGCAGCGTGAGCGCCTGCGGCAGAACATCACGCAGATGGACGACATGATTGGCCAGGTACTCGATTACCTGCGTGCCGGTGAGCAGCAGAACCTGCAACAGGTGGACCTGGACCGGCTGGTGGCGCGGCAGTGTGCCGACTTGTCCACAGCCAGCGAGCCACTGCCAGTTCATGGCCAGGGTGGCAGCCTGCGGGTCGATGCCCTGCTGCTGCAGCGCTGCCTGCAAAACCTGCTGGTTAATGCACTGCGTTACGCCAAAGAGGTTTCTGTCACGCTGGAGCGTGCGACCACGGGGGTTTATATCCATGTCGATGACCGAGGGCCGGGTATCGCGCCAGGCTTGCTGGCGACGGTCACCGACCCGTTCGTGCGGGGTGAAGGGTCGCGCAACCAGGCGTCTGGGGGGTATGGGCTGGGGTTGAGCATCGCAGAGCGGATCGCGGCCAGCCATGGCGGCGAGTTGCTGTTGTCCAACCGCGACGGCGGTGGGCTGCGGGCCAGCGTGCTGTTACCTGGATAACCTGTCCGCGCGCCTACAAACAGCTGCGCACGGTGCAATAGATAGCGCAGGCCTGGAATCAGGTAACAGTCTTTTACCGATTCCCCAGGTTTTCCGCAGCCCGCCATTGCCTATCCTAGGCGGGTCATCCTGCCTGCGATGGACCCATGAAACACTCTCTGCCCAGCCGCTACGCCTGCCTGTTCATCTGCCTGCTGTTCACCCTTGCCAGCCTCCCGTTACTGGCCCAGCATGCCTGGCTCTGGCCCTTCACACTGATCACCACCCTGCTCAGCCTGGTCGGCCTCAATGAGCTGCGCCAAAGCCACCACGCGGTGCGGCGCAACTACCCGATTCTGGGCAACATCCGTTACCTGATCGAAACCATCCGCCCAGAAATCCGCCAATACCTGATCGAAGGTGACGACGACAAGCTGCCGTTCTCCCGCTCCCAGCGTTCGCTGGTGTACGCCCGGGCCAAGAATGAAAGCGCTGAGAAAGCCTTTGGCACACTCAACGATGCCTACAAGCCCGGCTTTGAGTTCATCAGCCATTCGATGCTGCCGGTGGCCACACCAGACCCTGCCTCGTTCCGCATCGCCATTGGCGGGCCGCAGTGCCAGCAACCCTACTCGGCATCGATCTTCAACATCTCGGCCATGAGCTTCGGCGCGCTCAGCGCCAACGCCATTGCAGCCCTCAACCAGGGGGCACGCCTGGGGCGCTTTGCCCATGACACCGGTGAAGGCAGCATCAGCCCCTACCACCGCGAACATGGCGGCGACCTGATCTGGGAGATCGGCAGCGGTTACTTTGGCTGCCGCACCGAAGAGGGCCGTTTCGACCCGCAACGCTTCGCCGAGCAAGCCCGCTCAGCGCAAGTGAAGATGATTGAGATCAAGCTCAGCCAGGGCGCCAAACCGGGCCACGGCGGCATCCTGCCGGGGCACAAGGTCAGCCCTGAAATTGCTGCTACCCGTGGCGTGCGTGAGGGCGAAGACTGCATTTCACCTGCTGCGCACAGCGCTTTTCGCAGCCCGGTCGAACTGCTGCAATTCATTGCCAACCTGCGCGAACTGTCGGGCGGCAAACCGGTGGGTTTCAAGTTCTGCCTGGGCCACCCGTGGGAATTCATGGGCATCGCCAAAGCCATGCTGGCCACCGGCATCACTCCCGACTTCATCGTCGTCGACGGCAAGGAAGGCGGCACCGGCGCGGCGCCACGCGAGTTCAGCGACAACATGGGCGTGCCCATGCGCGAAGGCTTGATGTTCGTGCACAACACGTTGGTCGGCCTGAACCTGCGCTCAAATATTCGCATTGGTGCGGCGGGCAAGATCGTCAGCGCTTTCGATATCGCCAGTGTGCTGGCCATTGGCGCCGACTGGGTGAATTCGGCGCGTGGCTTCATGTTCGCCATCGGCTGCATCCAGTCGCAGAGTTGCCACACCAACAAGTGCCCGACAGGCGTTGCCACACAAGACCCGCTACGCCAGCGCGCCCTGGTGGTACCGGACAAGGCCCAACGGGTGGCCAGCTTCCATCGCAATACGCTGCATACCTTGGCCGAGATGCTTGCGGCGGCAGGCCTGGAGCACCCTTGCGAACTCAAGCCCAAGCACTTGGCACGACGGGTCAGTGCCAGCGAAATCGGCTTGTTCTCGGACCTGCATACGTTCCTCAAGCCTGGCGAGTTGCTCAGTGGCTCGATTGAAAGCGAGTTTTATGCGCGGATGTGGCGGATGGCTCGCAGCGACAGTTTTGCGTCGGAGACGGGAGACGTTGCAAGCGTGGCGGCAGTGCCCACTAAACAACGCGAAGAGGCAGTTCCAGCTTGATGAACTGGGGCCGCTCTGCGGCCCCTTCGCGGGCAAGCCCGCTCCCACAGGGCCAGCGCAATGCCCATACAAAGCGCTTTACCTTGGGAGCGGGCTTGCCCGCGAAGGGGCTGCAGAGCAGCCCCAGCTGGATCAGTATCAGAAGATGCTGATCGGGTACTCGACGAATACGCGGACTTCGTTGCCGTCGTCGTTGTAGCCGTTCTGCTGC
The sequence above is drawn from the Pseudomonas putida genome and encodes:
- a CDS encoding helix-turn-helix domain-containing protein; its protein translation is MNMADTPPLNSGCPACDNNDTSGSAQRIRLLAHLRQHGSINTFQAIAQLNIVRPGARIAELRALGHKIATHLSTLKDDHGRDHRKVATYFLSAGSAQKVVE
- a CDS encoding site-specific integrase, with amino-acid sequence MAKRTRMTEMEAYSVKTRQSEPVGSRGKGTLLLERKASGAIQAYYRERTPDSDKRLVLGTLSKKPRVGTGEHTLDGIRAEAMRISVEAAAAGGLAKYLTYVAQQKAAVEIEQENAAARMEQERLERLRLAEIDAARGSFHDLFLDYIESRRAKATIGVVKELERLFKSNLATPHPDIMLMKARDIRSEHILTILNPIWNRGSKVQADRMRSFLVAAFNHGLTVESVVGRSNDKVYSLEINPAAMVKVEKVSAPVERALSDAELKHFWQTIESTDGIGPVMALLFKFVIATGGQRIKNIVETTWADYDLDEGTVLLVHRKGRGGQTLSRPHLVPLSDRAISIMRRVLEISGDHQWPWTTHGKQPFVISSPTHAIADWMDSKHAVVDGVRMSPFSPRDLRRTCTQLMQRCGVDDRLSDLLQAHGQTGVVSKHYRNNAEAALPEKRRALEQFEHCLAVALGELKNKDGNVLSMGRRVKKSSRSKP
- a CDS encoding DUF2834 domain-containing protein; the protein is MQFIYLFLCLTGAALPLSQFFPWLAAHSLNVPLLLQQATSSNIAAFAWADVLVSGVAVVFFVIAEGRRLAIPRLWLPLSCLAVGPSLALPLFLLLRERHLAAAPVEACQ
- a CDS encoding DUF3079 domain-containing protein is translated as MAKKFPTHPSYPERICWGCDLYCPAKALACGNGADRTMHPVELFGEDWDRFEGQLDKPIHEVRRVQSS
- a CDS encoding TonB-dependent siderophore receptor encodes the protein MKPRSIMNDFSPISRGGSRLNPLAFFIAMAISGGAMAADSQPLELDATQIEDSALVPADETGQLGYTVESSRSSTGLKLTPRQTPQSVTTITRQQMDDRAIHTIEQALETTPGVTASKAEVGGRTDYRARGYSITNWKVDGLQFQGGSDFSGGGNALNMDLYERIDIVRGANGLLGGTGDPSATVNLIRKAPTKTFGGSAYATYGSWDKRRLGADLNLPLSEDGRLRSRFVMTQQDANSFRDNQSERSRAALANFEFDLDDATTLGAGYQYEYNKVVGGGWGANIPIWYRDGSKTDLPRSTNVVPSWSFGEYTTRTAFGSLEHRFDNDWTLDLKAAQSTAEALNHRGLAKVNSAGRGSFGGYWDQDGSGAVLNGLHSSSDTTQQSAQIDLSGPFQLFGRTHQAMVGYNDSRTVAWSPEYTCNMVSDGRVSAAALGCQFRANNGFPLTDWRNGVDDDYDMLASRTGRHSKTTTRLQGMYAATRLSITDPLSVIVGVRTSNYSAITRSNAGVRTSQEENGIVTPYLGAIYDLNDTYSLYASYTDIFTPQTAETSSGSKVEPIRGQSYETGIKGEWFDGRLNASAAYFRTKQENKAVLDGDLTTPTGNDAYKAGSGQETDGIDLEIAGALTPNWNVYAGYTYLHFRRIDSDGRSDPSHLFKASTTYRLSGALDRLTLGAGVTAQSNIRAVSSPAGQPSNGVSTGSTDVNWSGYAIWNAMAKYQLTDETSVSLNANNLFDKHYYTRYGFYAGAIYGDPRNLSLTLSTSF
- a CDS encoding response regulator produces the protein MSTTLLVVDDDDEIRELLCDYLTDAGYTVLAAADGIEMRQQLAGHKVELVVLDLMLPGEDGLSLCRQLQSTPGLAVIMLSAKGSTLDRIIGLEVGADDYLAKPFEPRELIARIKAVLRRPQRLDTPVAKPAVEAQQFAGFRLDHVKRLLTRPDGETLTLPRSDHRVLRELLEANNRVVSRDQLTRSAFGRDHLPDDRSVDMCVSRLRQQLRRAPGGVAQILTIRNEGYLLSIARSEADA
- a CDS encoding ATP-binding protein yields the protein MRWLRRLWPRTLFGQLLLIMVSGTVVIQLLSSSIWFDVRFAQVLEAPVRLIAARSAPLIARADCHAGTVQAPAHYQVRCAESLPVQEVDERRGRKRIELLLHQALKYELGHAQDVRLMKVQLTDELGQPIVWRSLFGLRTAQAHIQFAVPLTDGHWLTIDGQELQGWSGESAWVLISDYLLRVYALRIVAVLLVCLLAVRLCLRPLRRLADAARGLGSNLEQPPLALDGPEEVRQAAQAFNAMQQRLIAMVNDKAYFLAAVSHDLRTPLTRMRLRLERLPDDEQRERLRQNITQMDDMIGQVLDYLRAGEQQNLQQVDLDRLVARQCADLSTASEPLPVHGQGGSLRVDALLLQRCLQNLLVNALRYAKEVSVTLERATTGVYIHVDDRGPGIAPGLLATVTDPFVRGEGSRNQASGGYGLGLSIAERIAASHGGELLLSNRDGGGLRASVLLPG
- a CDS encoding FMN-binding glutamate synthase family protein, whose product is MKHSLPSRYACLFICLLFTLASLPLLAQHAWLWPFTLITTLLSLVGLNELRQSHHAVRRNYPILGNIRYLIETIRPEIRQYLIEGDDDKLPFSRSQRSLVYARAKNESAEKAFGTLNDAYKPGFEFISHSMLPVATPDPASFRIAIGGPQCQQPYSASIFNISAMSFGALSANAIAALNQGARLGRFAHDTGEGSISPYHREHGGDLIWEIGSGYFGCRTEEGRFDPQRFAEQARSAQVKMIEIKLSQGAKPGHGGILPGHKVSPEIAATRGVREGEDCISPAAHSAFRSPVELLQFIANLRELSGGKPVGFKFCLGHPWEFMGIAKAMLATGITPDFIVVDGKEGGTGAAPREFSDNMGVPMREGLMFVHNTLVGLNLRSNIRIGAAGKIVSAFDIASVLAIGADWVNSARGFMFAIGCIQSQSCHTNKCPTGVATQDPLRQRALVVPDKAQRVASFHRNTLHTLAEMLAAAGLEHPCELKPKHLARRVSASEIGLFSDLHTFLKPGELLSGSIESEFYARMWRMARSDSFASETGDVASVAAVPTKQREEAVPA